One Paraburkholderia agricolaris DNA segment encodes these proteins:
- a CDS encoding glycosyltransferase family 2 protein: MNHVTVVICNYNYENYLATAIESALGQDYPATRVIVIDDGSTDGSRAIIETFGTRISSILKENGGQVSAYNHAIQVLETDYVIFLDSDDVLYPGAVSEVMRIFATGDWVKVQFRLDVMDGTGASTGAYVPHVDPPADCGKLLLGGWLYPSPPASGNAYSVSALRRIFPVPEAGINRYGADFYAIYGVALVGRVAAVRKSLGGYRVHNAGGATVSFANSEQLNKAPEAVNLRWAILRDIARARLQVELAPTFHDFALEKTRFCSSVYRATLQTRWRWMLRDSGHYFHTIVANPFWSLKKKLGTLVLSSLCLVPYSPLSDFVVRYIANPLARRRAVGR, from the coding sequence ATCGAGTCGGCGCTCGGGCAGGACTATCCGGCGACGCGCGTCATAGTGATCGACGATGGTTCGACCGACGGGTCGCGCGCGATCATCGAGACGTTTGGGACGCGGATCTCTTCGATACTCAAGGAAAACGGCGGCCAGGTGTCCGCTTACAACCACGCGATCCAGGTGCTCGAAACGGACTATGTGATTTTCCTCGACTCCGATGACGTGCTGTATCCGGGCGCGGTTTCTGAAGTGATGCGGATCTTTGCGACCGGCGATTGGGTCAAGGTGCAGTTTCGTCTGGACGTCATGGACGGCACGGGCGCGTCGACCGGCGCCTATGTACCTCACGTCGATCCGCCCGCCGATTGCGGGAAGTTACTGCTGGGCGGCTGGCTGTATCCGTCGCCGCCGGCATCCGGTAACGCATACAGCGTGAGCGCGCTCAGACGCATTTTTCCGGTTCCTGAGGCGGGCATCAATCGCTACGGTGCGGACTTTTACGCAATCTACGGTGTAGCGCTGGTAGGTCGTGTCGCCGCGGTACGAAAGTCGTTGGGGGGGTATCGCGTGCACAACGCGGGCGGCGCGACGGTGTCGTTCGCCAACTCGGAGCAGCTCAACAAAGCGCCGGAAGCCGTCAACCTGAGATGGGCAATATTGCGGGATATCGCAAGGGCCCGGCTCCAGGTGGAGCTTGCACCGACATTTCACGACTTTGCACTCGAGAAGACGCGCTTCTGCTCAAGCGTCTATCGGGCGACGCTGCAAACGCGGTGGCGTTGGATGTTGCGGGATTCGGGTCACTATTTCCACACCATCGTCGCGAATCCCTTCTGGAGTCTCAAGAAGAAACTCGGCACGCTTGTTCTGTCAAGCCTGTGTCTCGTCCCTTACTCGCCGCTTTCTGACTTCGTGGTGCGGTATATCGCCAACCCGCTTGCCCGTCGTCGCGCGGTGGGGCGTTGA
- a CDS encoding oligosaccharide flippase family protein: MDRRKSVRIIGFVYGGYLMRYVYLIIVVPFYGRMLGVAGYGRVLASMSLMNVIWMLVNYGFSPVGMRDVSKAQSNEECNDIFSLHVSARIVHGVVGGSIGLIATMCSPILSERPLIGVLATLLGIVSGMNLGWLFQGRHQFRTPIIIEVFGFLLSLVLVLNFVKGPDDAVWVLASLLIAGVASTIVSYGLTIYQLGWPRIRLAGIVPLVRNSTMLFLYSSGSVVFTASSTYLLTLLSTPDQVGYFGAAERFATIALALMGPAAQVFIPTITRQLAQGDMQGAHETTRRGATLLMGYGLLIFCGALALSPFVLPLILGASFEPSAHVLQIFAWMFPFAAFNEFVAGYVFVPRRKDRLLAGVGIASGLINLVAALILAPRYGATGIALARVIGEAMLSVMLMVVVIRLELVGLVPGGERALGMVRVACGFRPQTRAAKDE, translated from the coding sequence ATGGATAGACGAAAGAGCGTTCGGATTATCGGGTTTGTCTACGGCGGCTATCTGATGAGGTACGTGTACCTCATCATCGTGGTGCCGTTCTACGGAAGGATGCTCGGCGTGGCCGGCTACGGCCGGGTACTGGCGTCGATGTCGTTGATGAACGTGATATGGATGCTCGTCAATTACGGTTTTAGCCCGGTCGGCATGCGTGACGTGTCGAAAGCGCAATCGAATGAAGAATGCAACGACATCTTCTCATTGCATGTGAGCGCCCGTATTGTGCATGGCGTGGTTGGGGGGAGCATCGGCCTGATTGCCACGATGTGTTCACCCATCCTGTCCGAGCGTCCTCTGATCGGTGTACTGGCTACGCTGCTGGGGATCGTGTCGGGGATGAATCTCGGTTGGCTGTTTCAGGGGCGTCATCAGTTTCGAACGCCGATCATTATCGAAGTGTTCGGCTTTCTCCTGAGCCTTGTGCTGGTTTTGAACTTCGTAAAAGGACCCGATGACGCGGTGTGGGTGCTGGCAAGCCTACTGATTGCCGGTGTAGCGTCCACGATCGTTTCCTACGGTTTGACGATCTACCAGCTGGGCTGGCCGCGTATCAGGCTGGCAGGCATCGTTCCCCTCGTGCGCAACTCGACGATGCTGTTTCTTTACTCGTCCGGGTCGGTCGTATTCACGGCGTCGTCCACCTACCTGTTGACGCTGTTGTCCACGCCTGATCAGGTCGGCTATTTCGGCGCGGCGGAACGCTTTGCGACGATCGCGCTCGCGCTGATGGGGCCGGCCGCGCAGGTGTTCATTCCCACCATCACGCGGCAGCTCGCACAGGGCGACATGCAAGGCGCGCATGAAACGACCCGGCGCGGCGCGACCTTGCTGATGGGATACGGATTGCTGATCTTCTGCGGCGCGCTAGCGTTGTCGCCCTTTGTGCTGCCTTTGATTCTTGGCGCCTCCTTTGAACCCAGCGCGCACGTTCTGCAGATCTTTGCGTGGATGTTCCCATTCGCTGCCTTTAACGAGTTCGTGGCGGGCTATGTGTTCGTGCCGCGCAGGAAGGATCGTCTGCTTGCCGGCGTGGGCATTGCGTCGGGATTGATCAATCTGGTTGCGGCGCTCATTCTTGCGCCCCGATACGGTGCCACTGGTATCGCACTCGCCCGCGTGATCGGCGAGGCGATGCTATCGGTCATGTTGATGGTGGTGGTCATTCGCCTCGAGCTGGTTGGGCTCGTACCGGGAGGCGAGCGGGCGTTGGGCATGGTTCGGGTTGCGTGCGGTTTTCGACCGCAGACGCGTGCAGCAAAGGACGAGTGA
- a CDS encoding glycosyltransferase family 4 protein: protein MKVAIVHDWLVVSGGAEKVLKNIIECFPKADIFSVVDFLEDRDCVKGKSVKTSFIQRMPLARKRYRAYLPLMPIAIEQIDLSGYDLVISSSHAVAKGVLTGPNQVHVSYVHSPIRYAWDLQHQYLNESHLNTGIKSIMARVLLHYIRGWDSRSANGVDHLLANSHFIARRIKKTYQREATVIYPPVDLANMKICTQKDDFYVTASRMVPYKRIDLIVRAFSQTPERRLVVIGDGPEMKKIRAVAGENVTILGHQPFDTLVDHLRRARAFVFAAEEDFGISVVEAQACGTPVIAFGRGGALESVIGLPLERPTGVFFGEQTPESLLAAVGRFERNAGLFDPRACRRNAERFSSENFKTALTSFIDSRLPYGGLEHFLPYPVASQQLPVNQRQHADVVS, encoded by the coding sequence GTGAAAGTCGCTATTGTTCACGATTGGTTGGTGGTTTCGGGCGGCGCGGAAAAGGTGCTGAAGAACATCATCGAGTGCTTCCCGAAAGCGGATATCTTTTCGGTTGTCGATTTTCTGGAGGACCGCGACTGCGTGAAGGGGAAATCCGTCAAGACCTCCTTCATTCAGAGGATGCCTTTGGCGCGCAAACGCTATCGTGCGTACCTGCCATTGATGCCGATCGCGATCGAGCAGATTGACCTGTCTGGCTATGATCTTGTCATTTCCAGTTCGCACGCGGTGGCGAAGGGTGTGCTGACCGGACCGAACCAGGTTCACGTCAGTTACGTACATTCCCCCATTCGCTATGCGTGGGACCTGCAGCACCAGTATCTCAACGAGTCTCATCTGAACACCGGTATCAAATCCATCATGGCGCGCGTGCTGCTTCACTACATCCGTGGATGGGATTCGCGCTCGGCCAATGGCGTGGATCATCTGCTGGCGAATTCGCATTTCATCGCCCGGCGGATCAAGAAAACTTACCAGCGTGAAGCAACCGTCATTTACCCGCCGGTCGATCTGGCGAACATGAAGATATGTACGCAGAAGGACGACTTCTACGTGACGGCCTCGCGCATGGTGCCGTATAAACGCATCGATCTGATCGTGCGGGCGTTTTCACAGACGCCTGAGCGCCGCCTTGTAGTGATTGGCGACGGCCCCGAGATGAAGAAGATCAGGGCAGTGGCCGGCGAGAACGTCACGATCCTGGGTCATCAACCGTTCGATACGCTGGTCGATCATTTACGGCGCGCGCGTGCGTTCGTGTTTGCAGCAGAAGAAGACTTCGGTATTTCGGTGGTGGAGGCGCAGGCATGCGGAACGCCGGTTATCGCATTCGGCAGAGGCGGTGCGCTCGAATCTGTTATCGGTCTGCCGCTTGAGCGGCCCACGGGCGTGTTCTTTGGCGAACAGACGCCAGAGTCGTTGCTGGCCGCGGTAGGCCGGTTTGAGCGCAACGCCGGCCTGTTCGATCCGCGGGCATGCCGTAGAAACGCTGAGCGTTTTTCGTCGGAGAACTTCAAGACGGCGCTAACCAGCTTTATCGACTCACGGCTCCCATACGGAGGCCTCGAACACTTCCTGCCGTATCCGGTCGCGAGCCAGCAACTGCCTGTCAATCAGCGCCAGCATGCTGATGTCGTGTCGTGA
- a CDS encoding O-antigen ligase family protein: MAYISLLALFLTVTNLVPVSAVGLVPLAFCPWRFFGRSYPAFMTPLTAFTLLVIVSTLLYDPRSFLEFDFYRRDGNFFISYAPIFAGCLYTHRWDLNKVLRTFFVFAVMINLPPYAYYIVHNGLLSIFASPDNSFGSYFIARNAAGGFFAMLLCLGIACYLHRRSKLLLALLAANALMLFSTYSRGSLLGVLVVLPYLYFGRKRWMLATLIAGLIAGSIGMAIYHMDPRVDYMGYTFTIENQDAKVANLDIRYEWLWPRALTYFEQSPIVGIGFGSFDDHIGSVTNYFHLLGIASDKIIEHSDSHAHNSYLNILAELGVVGLALMLGFYWRLIEWCKHGAAAAALFGGGQNFAAFRFVEISSVCLLVMAATEHRLVSPSNVLILALVISLLLAARSVNNAAIDHLQQKAKEHALL, translated from the coding sequence ATGGCTTACATATCGTTACTCGCACTATTCCTGACAGTCACCAATCTGGTCCCCGTGAGTGCGGTTGGGTTGGTGCCGCTCGCCTTTTGTCCGTGGCGTTTTTTTGGACGCAGCTACCCCGCGTTCATGACGCCGCTTACCGCTTTCACGCTTCTGGTCATCGTCTCTACCCTGCTCTACGATCCCAGGTCATTTCTGGAATTCGATTTCTATCGGCGCGACGGTAATTTCTTCATTTCGTATGCACCCATTTTTGCCGGTTGCCTGTATACGCACCGCTGGGATCTGAATAAAGTTCTTCGCACATTCTTCGTGTTCGCCGTGATGATCAATCTGCCGCCTTACGCTTACTACATCGTTCACAACGGCCTACTCAGCATCTTTGCGAGTCCCGACAACAGTTTTGGCAGCTACTTCATTGCGCGCAACGCGGCTGGGGGCTTCTTCGCCATGCTGTTGTGCCTCGGCATCGCGTGCTATCTGCACAGGCGCAGCAAACTGCTGCTAGCCCTGCTGGCCGCCAATGCACTGATGCTGTTCTCCACCTATAGCCGAGGTTCGTTGCTGGGTGTTCTTGTCGTTCTTCCCTACCTCTATTTCGGCCGCAAGCGCTGGATGCTGGCAACGCTGATCGCCGGCCTTATCGCGGGCTCCATTGGGATGGCGATCTACCATATGGACCCGCGGGTCGACTATATGGGCTATACCTTCACGATCGAGAATCAGGATGCCAAGGTCGCCAATCTGGACATTCGCTATGAATGGCTATGGCCGCGAGCGCTGACGTACTTCGAGCAGAGCCCGATCGTAGGGATAGGTTTCGGCTCGTTTGACGACCATATCGGCAGCGTGACGAATTATTTTCATCTGCTGGGTATCGCGTCAGACAAGATCATCGAGCATAGCGACTCGCACGCTCACAACTCTTACCTGAACATTCTTGCGGAGCTCGGCGTAGTTGGGCTTGCCCTGATGTTGGGCTTCTACTGGAGACTGATTGAGTGGTGTAAACACGGCGCGGCCGCCGCTGCGCTATTTGGCGGCGGACAGAACTTCGCCGCCTTCAGGTTCGTTGAGATTTCATCTGTTTGCCTGCTTGTCATGGCCGCGACCGAACATCGTCTGGTTTCGCCATCGAATGTGCTGATCCTTGCGCTCGTCATTTCCCTGCTGCTGGCCGCGCGATCGGTCAACAACGCCGCGATCGACCATCTTCAACAGAAGGCAAAAGAGCACGCGCTGCTCTGA
- a CDS encoding mannose-1-phosphate guanylyltransferase/mannose-6-phosphate isomerase: MSKVTVVAGELDSEAIDQVVVDYPPLVQVILAGGSGTRLWPVSREQFPKQLIDVIGNQTLLQATMGRMAGFSTTWEIAADPLIVCGAEHYFATYEQAREIGVNARIIVEPARRDTAPALTLAALAACADGQDAILVAMPADHAIANLDALHQSIDIAARHALKGEIATLGIPPDRADTGFGYIRLGEVLPDGAHRIERFVEKPAAELAAQYIESGNYWWNSGMFVVRSSVWLAVIERFQPEIHAACVEAYQGAKKTDECIIPDATGFLRSPSDSIDYAVMEHVAKPDSPFSAIVVPLDAGWSDLGSWDAVWQAMEKDECGNASNGRVLFEGATATYARSQGGRLVACVGTNNMIVVDTDDAVLVADRSHVQDIKGLVSRIKREKSPEADAHRKVRRPWGFYDSIDHGDRFQVKRIVVMPGARLSLQMHHHRAEHWVVVSGTALVTRGEEQFLLGENESTYIPLGIRHRLENPGCVPLQIIEVQSGTYLGEDDIVRFDDKYGRCG, from the coding sequence ATGAGCAAGGTTACGGTAGTTGCCGGCGAGCTGGATAGCGAAGCGATCGATCAGGTTGTAGTGGACTATCCACCGCTCGTGCAAGTGATTCTCGCCGGTGGATCGGGTACTCGCCTGTGGCCGGTGTCGCGCGAGCAGTTTCCGAAGCAGTTGATCGACGTGATCGGTAACCAGACTTTGCTTCAGGCCACGATGGGGCGAATGGCGGGTTTCAGTACGACCTGGGAGATCGCTGCGGATCCGCTCATCGTGTGCGGGGCGGAACACTACTTCGCGACTTACGAACAGGCTCGGGAAATTGGCGTGAACGCGCGCATTATCGTCGAGCCGGCTCGCCGGGATACGGCGCCGGCTCTTACGCTTGCCGCGCTGGCGGCGTGTGCCGATGGGCAGGATGCCATTCTGGTCGCCATGCCCGCGGACCATGCCATTGCAAATCTGGATGCGCTCCACCAGTCGATCGATATTGCAGCACGTCATGCGCTGAAGGGCGAGATCGCTACACTGGGCATCCCGCCTGATCGGGCCGATACGGGATTCGGTTATATCCGCCTCGGTGAGGTATTGCCGGATGGCGCGCATCGCATCGAACGTTTTGTCGAGAAGCCGGCCGCAGAACTTGCCGCGCAGTACATTGAATCTGGCAATTACTGGTGGAATAGCGGCATGTTCGTGGTTCGTTCGTCTGTCTGGCTAGCCGTCATCGAGCGATTCCAGCCGGAGATCCACGCTGCGTGTGTCGAGGCGTATCAGGGCGCCAAGAAAACGGACGAATGCATCATTCCCGATGCTACCGGGTTCCTGCGTTCGCCATCCGATTCGATCGATTACGCGGTGATGGAACACGTCGCCAAACCCGATTCGCCCTTCAGCGCGATCGTGGTGCCGCTCGACGCGGGCTGGTCGGATCTCGGTTCGTGGGATGCGGTCTGGCAGGCGATGGAAAAGGACGAGTGCGGCAACGCGTCGAACGGGCGTGTGCTGTTCGAAGGCGCAACCGCCACTTATGCGCGTTCTCAGGGAGGGCGATTGGTTGCGTGTGTCGGCACGAACAACATGATCGTGGTCGATACCGACGACGCGGTGCTGGTCGCGGACCGTTCGCATGTGCAGGACATCAAGGGCCTGGTGTCACGCATCAAGCGCGAGAAGTCACCGGAAGCCGACGCGCACAGAAAAGTGCGCCGGCCGTGGGGTTTCTACGATTCGATCGATCACGGCGACCGCTTCCAGGTGAAGCGCATTGTCGTCATGCCCGGTGCGCGCCTGTCATTACAGATGCATCACCACCGCGCGGAGCACTGGGTTGTCGTGAGCGGCACCGCGCTTGTCACGCGCGGCGAGGAGCAATTCCTTCTCGGCGAAAACGAGTCGACCTACATTCCACTCGGCATACGCCATCGTCTGGAAAATCCCGGCTGCGTACCGCTTCAGATCATCGAGGTTCAGTCCGGAACGTATCTCGGCGAAGACGACATCGTCAGATTCGACGACAAGTACGGACGGTGCGGTTGA
- a CDS encoding undecaprenyl-phosphate glucose phosphotransferase, with protein sequence MRLITGLLARLFDVAMILTGALVASSIRFDDASQRGFYFAFVAFAAAFSLAVFPALGVYESWRGRSKRALVGQVALGWLVVQACAMALMFSLHRIDFVSRLWFAYWTGISGGLMIAGRMMTHMLLGRARNAGLNLQQVAVAACGDHCDEIIRKMEMNPAAGFRPNALYNVRADTTAAATTAVRVFKEHASFARYVRERQIGEVWLALPLTEERTILKLVNEFRNDLINIRFMPDVRTLALFEGSVTDLLGVPTINLAASPLPPNALVQKELFDRLFALGALIAVSPILLACAIAVKLSSPGPVFFKQCRKGADGRVFTIFKFRTMRLHEQKHGVLEQATRGDPRITKVGGFLRRTSLDELPQFFNVLRGDMSVVGPRPHALEHDDLYQNIVSGYIHRYRIKPGITGWAQINGFRGETDRIEKMEGRVAHDLYYLRNWSFRLDVKIIFATVFKGLHHPNAY encoded by the coding sequence ATGCGATTGATTACTGGTTTACTGGCAAGACTATTCGACGTGGCGATGATTCTGACGGGTGCACTGGTTGCCTCCAGTATCCGCTTCGACGATGCGTCTCAACGAGGTTTCTATTTTGCGTTCGTGGCTTTCGCCGCCGCTTTTTCACTGGCTGTGTTTCCGGCGCTTGGTGTGTACGAATCGTGGCGCGGACGCTCCAAAAGAGCGCTGGTGGGGCAAGTCGCGCTCGGCTGGCTGGTCGTGCAGGCCTGCGCAATGGCACTGATGTTCTCGTTGCATCGAATCGACTTTGTCTCGCGTCTCTGGTTTGCCTACTGGACCGGCATATCCGGCGGGCTGATGATTGCCGGCCGCATGATGACGCACATGCTGCTTGGCCGGGCGCGCAACGCGGGCCTGAACTTGCAGCAGGTGGCCGTGGCGGCGTGCGGCGATCATTGCGACGAGATCATTCGCAAGATGGAGATGAATCCGGCTGCGGGGTTTCGGCCCAACGCGCTGTACAACGTGCGCGCTGACACCACTGCGGCGGCCACGACGGCGGTGCGTGTCTTTAAAGAGCATGCAAGCTTTGCTCGATACGTTCGGGAACGGCAGATCGGCGAAGTCTGGCTGGCGTTGCCATTGACCGAGGAGCGCACGATCCTCAAGCTGGTCAATGAGTTTCGCAACGATCTGATCAATATACGGTTCATGCCCGACGTGCGCACGTTAGCGTTGTTTGAAGGCAGTGTCACGGACCTGCTGGGCGTGCCGACCATCAATCTCGCCGCGTCGCCATTGCCGCCCAATGCACTGGTGCAGAAGGAGTTGTTCGACCGTCTCTTTGCGCTGGGCGCGTTGATCGCGGTATCGCCTATCCTGCTTGCCTGTGCGATTGCGGTTAAGTTGAGTTCGCCCGGACCGGTATTTTTCAAGCAATGCCGTAAAGGGGCGGATGGCCGTGTCTTCACCATCTTCAAGTTTCGTACCATGCGTCTGCATGAACAGAAGCACGGTGTGCTCGAACAGGCGACCCGTGGCGACCCGCGCATTACCAAAGTGGGTGGATTCCTTAGGCGTACGAGCCTTGATGAATTACCGCAGTTCTTCAATGTGCTGCGCGGCGATATGTCGGTGGTGGGGCCTCGTCCTCATGCGCTTGAGCACGACGATCTCTACCAGAACATTGTCTCCGGCTACATTCATCGTTACCGCATCAAACCCGGCATTACCGGCTGGGCACAGATTAACGGCTTTCGCGGCGAAACCGATCGCATCGAAAAAATGGAAGGCCGTGTCGCGCACGATTTGTATTACCTCAGGAACTGGTCATTCAGACTTGATGTAAAGATCATTTTCGCGACTGTATTCAAGGGGCTTCATCATCCTAACGCTTATTGA
- a CDS encoding sugar-transfer associated ATP-grasp domain-containing protein gives MASFDVERVVRRSLKRVAQFRFHRDHGAQAGRVLEFLERTYGKADPAHLKLADTYARDVFGSIVYAPWLRVYTAFSGTFKEGWIPDNYYGSVVVPSMKGSYGKLSALKPLSRLIFDSNAFPDIAYFANGLFFTDRSVVIPEHDLESLVFGQCDRVVFKLDGSGQGKGVYLFDRKNFNGEVIKSLGNGVIQKFITQHRVFNAFASKPVATLRFTTVVDDAGSVSIRACFFRLGRADDTHVQSDHDICVPVDLVTGELGREGYMNDWGAIAEHPDSGVRFSGVTIPAFAQCVAMVLDLHRKIPFARCIGWDVTVDADENVQVMEWNGEHNDVKFSEATQGPCFSDLKWERLRAVA, from the coding sequence ATGGCCTCATTCGATGTTGAACGTGTGGTCAGGCGGTCGTTAAAGAGGGTGGCGCAATTCAGATTCCACCGGGATCATGGCGCCCAGGCAGGGCGCGTGCTGGAGTTTCTGGAGCGGACGTATGGAAAGGCCGATCCGGCGCATCTGAAGCTCGCCGATACCTACGCGCGCGATGTGTTTGGGAGTATCGTCTACGCACCGTGGCTGCGTGTCTACACGGCGTTCAGCGGAACGTTCAAGGAAGGGTGGATTCCGGATAACTATTACGGCAGCGTGGTCGTGCCGAGCATGAAAGGCTCGTACGGCAAGCTGTCCGCGCTGAAGCCGTTATCGCGGTTGATCTTCGATAGCAATGCGTTTCCGGATATCGCTTACTTCGCCAATGGCCTGTTCTTCACAGACAGAAGTGTTGTGATTCCAGAGCATGATCTCGAGAGCCTGGTGTTCGGGCAGTGCGACAGGGTCGTATTCAAGCTGGACGGGTCCGGTCAGGGCAAAGGCGTGTACCTCTTTGATAGAAAGAACTTCAACGGCGAAGTCATCAAATCGCTTGGCAATGGGGTGATTCAGAAATTCATCACTCAGCATCGCGTGTTCAATGCTTTTGCGTCAAAGCCGGTTGCCACGTTGCGCTTTACGACAGTTGTAGACGATGCTGGGAGCGTTTCTATTCGAGCCTGTTTTTTCCGGCTCGGTAGAGCGGACGATACACACGTTCAGAGCGATCACGATATCTGCGTGCCGGTCGATCTGGTTACCGGTGAGCTGGGTCGTGAGGGTTACATGAACGATTGGGGTGCGATTGCAGAACATCCCGATTCCGGAGTCCGTTTCTCAGGTGTGACGATCCCGGCATTTGCGCAATGCGTTGCGATGGTCCTCGATCTGCATCGGAAAATTCCTTTTGCTCGATGCATAGGATGGGATGTGACCGTCGATGCGGACGAGAACGTTCAGGTGATGGAATGGAACGGTGAACACAACGATGTGAAGTTCAGTGAAGCTACCCAAGGCCCGTGTTTTTCAGATTTGAAGTGGGAGCGGCTAAGAGCGGTGGCTTGA